Proteins encoded by one window of Puntigrus tetrazona isolate hp1 chromosome 25, ASM1883169v1, whole genome shotgun sequence:
- the ldhd gene encoding LOW QUALITY PROTEIN: probable D-lactate dehydrogenase, mitochondrial (The sequence of the model RefSeq protein was modified relative to this genomic sequence to represent the inferred CDS: inserted 1 base in 1 codon), translating into MTLFGQALRFTSPRLQFICGRRRTYSAQAGAVERVIPAFLSVSGEEGVSVGSAVREQHGRDESVHRCRPPDVVVFPRSVEEVSALAKICHQHQLPMIPFGTGTGLEGGVGALKGGVCFSLRKMEQVLDLHQEDFDVTVEPGVTRKGLNSYLRDTGLWFPVDPGADASLCGMAATSASGTNAVRYGTMRENVLNLEVVLADGMVLHTAGKGRRPRYDCNITIKPHLKLNHLLSTFDFSPFGANPFRKTSAGYNLTNLFVGSEGTLGIITKATLRLFGIPESMVSAVCSFPSVQSAVDSTVQILQAGVPIARIEFLDDVMINACNRFNNLSYAVTPTLFLEFHGSSKSMEEQVTITEEITRDNGGSDFAWAEDEESRGRIWKARHDAWYAALALRPGCKAYSTDVCVPISRLPQIIVETKEDLIRNNITGPIAGHVGDGNFHCLIVLDPNDADEVQRVHSFTERLARRALAMNGTCTGEHGIGLGKRALLREEVGPLAIEVMQGLKATLDPKXLMNPGKVL; encoded by the exons ATGACCTTGTTCGGGCAAGCCCTACGCTTCACGTCTCCACGGCTCCAGTTTATTTGCGGGAGGCGCAGGACATATTCAGCTCAA GCTGGAGCCGTCGAGCGGGTCATTCCAGCGTTTCTCTCTGTTAGCGGAGAAGAAGGGGTGTCTGTGGGCTCAGCTGTCAGAGAACAACACGGCAGGGATGAGTCTGTGCACAG ATGCCGACCACCGGATGTGGTGGTGTTTCCTCGATCTGTTGAGGAGGTCAGCGCCCTTGCCAAAATCTGTCACCAACACCAACTACCCATGATCCCGTTTGGTACAGGGACAGGCCTGGAGGGAGGTGTTGGTGCTCTGAAG GGTGGAGTGTGTTTCAGTTTGAGAAAGATGGAGCAGGTTCTTGATCTTCACCAAGAGGATTTTGATGTGACGGTGGAGCCAGGTGTGACACGCAAAGGCCTCAACTCATACCTGCGTGACACTGGCCTCTGGTTTCCGGTTG ACCCAGGTGCCGATGCATCGCTCTGTGGCATGGCTGCAACTAGTGCATCAGGCACCAATGCGGTCCGCTATGGCACGATGCGTGAGAACGTCCTGAACCTGGAGGTGGTTCTAGCAGATGGGATGGTCCTCCACACAGCAGGGAAGGGCCGTCGTCCAAGGTATGACTGCAATATTACAATCAAAccacatttaaaactaaatcatttGTTGTCTACATTTGATTTTTCCCCTTTTGGTGCAAACCCTTTCAGAAAGACATCTGCTGGTTACAACCTAACAAACCTTTTTGTGGGCTCGGAGGGAACTTTGGGTATTATTACCAAAGCCACGCTTCGGTTGTTCGGTATTCCCGAAAGTATGGTGTCGGCTGTCTGCTCCTTTCCATCCGTCCAATCAGCAGTGGACAGCACCGTTCAGATCCTGCAAGCTGGAGTTCCCATTGCCCGTATCG AGTTCTTGGACGACGTGATGATAAACGCATGCAATCGCTTCAACAACCTGTCCTATGCGGTCACTCCCACCCTCTTCCTGGAGTTCCACGGGAGCTCTAAAAGCATGGAGGAGCAAGTGACCATCACTG AGGAGATCACGCGGGATAACGGAGGCTCAGACTTCGCCTGGGCAGAAGATGAGGAGTCCCGTGGCCGGATATGGAAAGCCCGTCATGATGCATGGTATGCCGCCCTGGCCCTGAGGCCTGGATGTAAG GCATATTCTACAGACGTCTGTGTGCCAATCTCACGACTGCCTCAGATTATAGTGGAAACAAAAGAAGATCTAATCAGAAACAATATCACCG GTCCTATTGCAGGTCATGTGGGTGATGGAAACTTCCATTGTTTAATTGTACTGGATCCTAATGACGCAGACGAGGTGCAAAGGGTTCACTCCTTCACTGAGAGACTAGCCAG GAGGGCACTGGCTATGAACGGAACTTGTACCGGTGAACATGGGATCGGTCTAGGAAAGAGGGCCCTGCTCAGAGAAGAGGTCGGTCCTTTGGCCATAGAGGTCATGCAGGGCCTCAAGGCCACTCTGGACCCCA ACCTCATGAATCCTGGAAAGGTGTTGTAA